The proteins below come from a single Rhodococcus sp. WMMA185 genomic window:
- a CDS encoding polyprenol monophosphomannose synthase encodes MESVPPKVTVVVPTYNERDSLPKIVGLLAALGIPNMHVLVVDDNSPDGTGEVADKLGIDGPIPVGVLHRTVKDGLGRAYVAGMSRALAEGADIVIQMDADLSHPCEAIPRMLETLGTTDAAVVLGSRYVTGGAVAADWPWYRKALSAWANFYVNAILRLRVKDATAGFKAWHADTLRAIDVDGVQSNGYAFQVEMNYRTVRQGLRIAEVPIRFEERTDGVSKMSLAVQLESALVPWKLRFSGDTPRPSRVRG; translated from the coding sequence ATGGAGAGCGTTCCCCCGAAGGTAACCGTCGTTGTACCGACCTACAACGAACGCGACAGCCTGCCCAAGATCGTCGGACTGCTCGCGGCGTTGGGCATCCCGAACATGCATGTACTGGTTGTCGACGACAATTCGCCGGACGGCACGGGCGAGGTCGCCGACAAACTCGGAATCGACGGTCCGATTCCGGTCGGTGTCCTGCACAGGACGGTCAAGGACGGCCTGGGCCGCGCCTATGTGGCCGGGATGAGTCGCGCATTGGCGGAGGGCGCGGACATCGTGATCCAGATGGATGCCGATCTGTCGCACCCCTGCGAGGCGATTCCGCGGATGCTGGAAACACTGGGGACGACCGACGCGGCCGTCGTGCTCGGATCCCGTTACGTGACCGGTGGCGCGGTCGCCGCCGACTGGCCTTGGTACCGCAAGGCACTGTCGGCCTGGGCGAACTTCTACGTCAATGCGATTCTGCGGCTGCGTGTCAAGGACGCGACCGCCGGATTCAAGGCGTGGCACGCTGACACCCTGCGTGCGATCGACGTCGATGGCGTGCAGAGCAACGGTTATGCATTTCAGGTGGAGATGAACTACCGCACGGTGCGGCAGGGCCTGAGAATCGCCGAGGTGCCGATCCGATTCGAAGAGCGCACCGACGGGGTGTCCAAGATGAGTCTCGCCGTCCAGCTCGAGTCCGCCTTGGTCCCGTGGAAGCTGCGGTTCAGCGGCGACACACCGCGGCCGAGCCGAGTACGCGGCTGA
- a CDS encoding pyridoxamine 5'-phosphate oxidase family protein: protein MDRTPRTPVNLTDEALAFLGEHHLATLTTLRKTGTPHVVAVCFTWDQDQGVARVITFGHSQKALNAERGGYAAVTQVDGKRWITLEGPSRVLTDPDTVADAVARYAARYPRYGTPKENPARVVVEIAVSRVLGSAAVCRR, encoded by the coding sequence ATGGACCGCACCCCCCGTACCCCTGTCAACCTGACCGACGAGGCGCTCGCCTTCCTCGGCGAACATCACCTGGCCACACTCACGACGCTCCGCAAGACCGGCACCCCGCACGTGGTGGCCGTCTGCTTCACCTGGGATCAGGACCAGGGGGTGGCGCGGGTGATCACCTTTGGCCACTCGCAGAAGGCACTCAACGCCGAACGTGGGGGGTACGCGGCGGTGACTCAGGTAGACGGAAAACGCTGGATCACGCTGGAGGGGCCATCCCGGGTCCTGACCGACCCGGACACGGTCGCCGACGCGGTCGCCCGCTACGCCGCCCGGTACCCCCGCTACGGCACTCCCAAAGAGAATCCGGCCCGGGTCGTCGTCGAGATCGCGGTCAGCCGCGTACTCGGCTCGGCCGCGGTGTGTCGCCGCTGA
- a CDS encoding cupin domain-containing protein, translated as MISKPILATLTCAAAAVLPAFPAGATPSSGVSAQTLLETTVPAVGTSEATVLTLRRIAIAPGGTTGWHYHDGPVYAYVESGTLTRTLQDCTIVTTTKGQTVAEGHGSNQVHMGANLGTAPLVLLALYVQPEGDPLSENASDPRC; from the coding sequence ATGATTTCGAAACCGATTCTGGCCACGTTGACCTGTGCCGCTGCGGCGGTTCTACCCGCCTTCCCTGCCGGTGCCACGCCGTCATCGGGTGTGAGCGCGCAGACACTCCTCGAAACCACGGTTCCCGCCGTCGGCACTTCGGAGGCCACGGTGCTGACCCTGCGGCGCATCGCGATCGCACCGGGCGGCACAACGGGCTGGCACTACCACGACGGTCCCGTGTACGCGTACGTCGAATCAGGAACACTCACCCGAACTCTCCAGGACTGCACGATCGTCACGACGACGAAGGGTCAGACCGTCGCAGAGGGCCACGGAAGTAACCAAGTCCATATGGGCGCCAACCTCGGCACGGCCCCCCTCGTCCTCCTCGCGCTCTACGTACAACCGGAGGGAGACCCTCTGTCCGAGAATGCTTCCGACCCACGATGCTGA
- a CDS encoding cobalt-precorrin-6A reductase — protein sequence MARILILGGTGEARALAAALDENPHIEVVSSLAGRTRDPRVPVGEVRVGGFGGADGLGKWLRANPVDAIVDATHPFAVRIAANAVEVAKRCGIPILVLRRPAWVRRAGDDWHEVADVGEAAQLLPQMRSRVFLTVGRQGVEAFAALSSLWFLIRAIDPPDAAMPARSALLLARGPFTEAAEAALMREHRIDVLVTKNSGGDQTRAKLDAARALGIPVVMVRRPPLPSGVPTVDDVAGALAWIGSRAHVPE from the coding sequence ATGGCGCGAATCCTGATCCTCGGCGGCACCGGGGAGGCTCGGGCGCTCGCGGCTGCACTGGACGAAAATCCCCACATCGAGGTCGTGTCCTCGCTGGCCGGCCGGACTCGTGATCCTCGGGTGCCGGTCGGCGAGGTGCGCGTCGGTGGATTCGGGGGAGCGGACGGGCTCGGCAAGTGGTTGCGAGCGAATCCGGTCGATGCAATCGTGGATGCGACCCACCCGTTCGCTGTGCGGATCGCCGCGAACGCGGTCGAAGTCGCCAAGCGTTGTGGCATCCCGATCTTGGTTCTGCGTCGACCGGCCTGGGTACGTCGGGCCGGCGACGACTGGCATGAGGTGGCCGATGTCGGCGAGGCTGCGCAACTGTTGCCCCAGATGAGGTCTCGGGTGTTCCTCACCGTCGGCAGGCAGGGCGTCGAGGCCTTCGCCGCGTTGAGTTCTTTGTGGTTCCTGATCCGTGCTATCGATCCTCCCGACGCCGCAATGCCGGCTCGGTCTGCGCTTCTGCTCGCTCGGGGCCCCTTCACGGAGGCAGCGGAAGCGGCGCTGATGCGCGAGCACCGTATCGACGTCCTGGTCACCAAGAACAGCGGCGGAGACCAGACCCGCGCGAAACTCGACGCCGCGCGTGCACTGGGAATTCCCGTGGTCATGGTTCGCCGTCCACCGCTACCATCGGGTGTCCCCACTGTGGACGATGTAGCGGGAGCCCTTGCGTGGATTGGCTCGCGCGCCCACGTGCCCGAATAG
- the cobM gene encoding precorrin-4 C(11)-methyltransferase, which yields MTVYFIGAGPGAADLVTVRAQQIIATSPVCLYAGSLVPQELLAQCPDGARVVDTARLNLDEIVALMLDADAAGHDVARLHSGDPSIFSAVAEQARRLDAAGVAYTIVPGVPAFAAAAASLGRELTVPGVSQTIVLTRVSTLSTAMPEGEDLRSLGSSGATMVVHLGAHRIDQIVEELTENYGPTCPCAVVAFASRSDEIVLRGTLSTIASQVKSAGVTKTAVVVVGKVLAAEGFPDSYLYSALRERTTH from the coding sequence ATGACGGTGTATTTCATCGGAGCGGGCCCGGGAGCCGCGGATCTCGTGACCGTGCGGGCGCAGCAGATCATTGCGACGAGTCCGGTGTGCCTGTACGCGGGAAGCCTGGTCCCGCAGGAACTATTGGCGCAATGCCCGGACGGTGCACGGGTCGTCGACACCGCGAGGTTGAATCTCGACGAGATTGTCGCGCTCATGCTCGACGCCGACGCCGCAGGTCACGACGTGGCGCGCCTACATTCGGGTGATCCGTCGATCTTCAGTGCCGTCGCCGAACAGGCCCGTCGGCTCGACGCTGCAGGCGTCGCGTACACGATCGTCCCCGGAGTCCCCGCCTTTGCCGCTGCGGCCGCGTCTTTGGGGCGGGAGTTGACGGTTCCCGGTGTCTCCCAGACGATTGTGCTGACCAGGGTATCCACCCTGTCTACCGCGATGCCGGAAGGCGAGGACTTGCGCTCATTGGGCAGTAGCGGTGCCACGATGGTGGTGCATCTGGGTGCGCATCGAATCGACCAGATCGTCGAGGAGCTCACCGAGAACTACGGGCCTACCTGCCCCTGCGCTGTTGTCGCGTTCGCTTCTCGGTCAGACGAGATCGTGCTACGCGGAACTCTCTCCACGATCGCTTCGCAGGTCAAGTCCGCCGGCGTGACGAAGACCGCAGTTGTGGTGGTCGGGAAAGTGCTTGCTGCCGAGGGGTTTCCGGACAGCTATCTGTACTCCGCCCTTCGCGAGCGGACCACCCACTGA
- a CDS encoding SDR family NAD(P)-dependent oxidoreductase, translating into MDDQGSVLLLGGRSEIGLEIASRLALGRTIVLAARRSTELAAERNLLLEAGAEDVKCVEFDADDLDSHEQLLRSVAAEYGPLSTAVLAFGVLGDQARAERDAQHAVGVVHTDYVAQISVLTHLANLLRDQGSGRIVVFSSVAGARVRRANYVYGSAKAGLDGFASGLGDALHGSGVSLMLVRPGFVIGRMTEGMSPAPMSSTPGQVAEAVVRGLHRGSSRVWVPGQLRFAIFIMRMLPQAIWRRMPR; encoded by the coding sequence ATCGACGATCAAGGATCCGTACTCCTTCTCGGTGGTCGCAGCGAGATCGGCCTCGAAATCGCCTCCCGTCTCGCGCTTGGACGCACGATCGTCCTCGCAGCCCGCCGGAGCACCGAACTCGCCGCAGAACGGAACCTGTTGCTCGAGGCGGGTGCGGAGGATGTGAAGTGCGTGGAGTTCGACGCCGACGATCTCGACAGCCACGAACAGCTACTCCGCTCCGTCGCGGCCGAGTACGGCCCCCTGTCCACAGCGGTGCTCGCGTTCGGTGTGCTCGGTGACCAGGCGCGAGCCGAGCGGGACGCGCAACACGCGGTCGGGGTGGTTCACACCGACTATGTCGCCCAGATCAGTGTGCTGACTCATCTGGCCAACCTGCTCCGCGACCAGGGGTCGGGACGGATAGTCGTGTTCTCTTCGGTGGCGGGCGCGCGCGTGCGGCGCGCCAACTATGTCTACGGTTCTGCGAAGGCAGGACTGGACGGGTTCGCCAGCGGTCTCGGTGACGCCCTGCACGGCAGCGGTGTGTCGCTGATGCTGGTCCGGCCCGGGTTCGTGATCGGGCGGATGACCGAAGGCATGTCGCCGGCGCCGATGTCGAGCACCCCCGGGCAAGTAGCCGAGGCGGTCGTGCGCGGGCTGCACCGCGGTTCGAGTCGGGTGTGGGTGCCGGGGCAGCTTCGGTTCGCAATCTTCATCATGCGGATGCTGCCGCAGGCGATCTGGCGCCGGATGCCGCGATGA
- the cbiE gene encoding precorrin-6y C5,15-methyltransferase (decarboxylating) subunit CbiE, which translates to MSDVLVVVGIGADGWDGLSPRAHREVERAEVLMGSRRQLDLVPDSSALRVPWPSPLVPALRGLLDRHAGRRICILASGDPMFHGIGVTLVDLLGAERVRVISHPSSATLACARMGWPAHATSVVSLVDSPVESLLPAVSAGARLLVLSRDEHTPAAVAALLTHHGFGESQLSVLGDLGAANESRIDGTASEWACEPGARLNVIAIECRADPGNVRLTRIPGLPDKVYAGDGQMTKQEIRAVTLCALAPAPGELLWDVGGGSGTIAIEWMRTHPRCRAVAFEQNTDRLEQIEENASLLGVPSLTVLGEFPTAIEEVPVTSSSPDAIFIGGGLARNGLVDECWNRLGPGGRLVANAVTIETEMLLLQCVSKFGGQIRKLQMYRGEPLGGFTAWRPQLPVVQWSVTKQLEGDPA; encoded by the coding sequence ATGAGCGACGTGCTGGTCGTCGTCGGCATCGGAGCCGACGGATGGGACGGACTGTCGCCGCGTGCGCACCGCGAGGTCGAGCGTGCCGAGGTCTTGATGGGGTCGCGGCGTCAGCTCGATCTGGTCCCCGACTCGAGCGCACTCCGGGTGCCGTGGCCCTCGCCGTTGGTCCCCGCGCTGCGGGGACTGCTGGACCGGCACGCCGGGCGGCGAATTTGCATTCTGGCCAGCGGCGACCCGATGTTCCACGGTATCGGCGTGACACTGGTCGACCTGTTGGGCGCCGAACGGGTACGGGTGATATCGCATCCCTCGTCGGCAACCCTCGCCTGCGCCCGCATGGGGTGGCCTGCCCACGCCACTTCTGTGGTTTCGCTCGTGGACAGCCCCGTCGAATCCCTGCTTCCCGCGGTCAGCGCGGGCGCACGGCTGCTGGTCCTGAGCCGGGACGAGCACACGCCCGCAGCCGTCGCCGCTCTGCTGACGCATCACGGTTTCGGTGAATCGCAGCTCAGTGTGCTCGGCGACCTCGGCGCGGCGAACGAGTCACGGATCGACGGCACGGCGTCGGAGTGGGCGTGCGAACCCGGTGCCCGCCTCAATGTCATCGCGATCGAGTGCCGAGCCGATCCTGGGAACGTGCGTCTGACCAGGATTCCCGGTCTGCCCGACAAGGTATACGCCGGTGACGGGCAGATGACCAAACAGGAGATACGGGCGGTGACGCTGTGCGCGTTGGCACCCGCGCCGGGCGAGTTGCTGTGGGACGTCGGAGGCGGTTCGGGCACCATCGCGATCGAATGGATGCGCACCCATCCACGGTGCCGCGCAGTCGCCTTCGAGCAGAATACGGATCGGCTCGAACAGATCGAGGAGAACGCTTCCCTGCTGGGGGTCCCGTCGCTGACGGTGCTCGGCGAATTTCCCACCGCCATCGAGGAGGTGCCGGTGACGTCGTCGTCACCCGATGCGATCTTCATCGGGGGTGGCCTCGCCCGGAACGGCCTGGTCGACGAGTGTTGGAACAGGCTCGGTCCCGGCGGTCGACTCGTCGCAAACGCTGTCACGATCGAAACGGAAATGCTGCTGCTGCAGTGTGTCTCGAAGTTCGGAGGACAGATTCGCAAACTTCAGATGTATCGCGGCGAGCCGCTCGGCGGGTTCACGGCGTGGCGTCCGCAGCTGCCGGTCGTGCAGTGGTCGGTGACGAAGCAGTTGGAAGGTGATCCGGCATGA